A region of Streptomyces halobius DNA encodes the following proteins:
- a CDS encoding carbohydrate ABC transporter permease: MWGLAAWATGLLFFLPVAWMVLTSFHSESDAATNPPSITAPLTLEGYREFFGTATGTSRWPALANSASAAIGSTMLVLVLAIPAAYVLSIKPVRRWSDAMFFFLSTKMLPAVAGLLPVYLVAKNTGLLDNLWLMAVLYTAMNLPIAVWMMRSFLAEIPVEILEAAAIDGAGLPTVLRRIVAPIAAPGIAATSLICFLFSWNEMLFARVLTGVRSITAPVFLTGFVTSQGLFLSQVCAAAFAVSLPVLAAGFAAQDKLVQGFSMGAVK; the protein is encoded by the coding sequence CTGTGGGGGCTGGCCGCCTGGGCCACCGGGCTGCTCTTCTTCCTGCCCGTGGCCTGGATGGTCCTGACCTCCTTCCACAGCGAGTCCGACGCCGCCACCAATCCGCCCTCGATCACCGCCCCCCTGACCCTTGAGGGCTATCGTGAGTTCTTCGGCACCGCCACCGGGACGAGCCGCTGGCCCGCGCTGGCCAACTCGGCCTCGGCCGCCATCGGATCGACAATGCTCGTACTCGTCCTCGCGATCCCGGCGGCGTACGTTCTCTCGATCAAACCGGTACGCAGGTGGTCGGACGCGATGTTCTTCTTCCTGTCCACGAAGATGCTGCCGGCCGTCGCCGGCCTGCTGCCGGTCTACCTGGTCGCCAAGAACACCGGACTGCTGGACAACCTCTGGCTGATGGCGGTCCTCTACACGGCGATGAACCTGCCGATCGCGGTGTGGATGATGCGCTCGTTCCTCGCCGAGATCCCCGTCGAGATCCTTGAGGCGGCGGCCATCGACGGCGCCGGCCTGCCCACCGTCCTCCGCCGCATCGTCGCGCCGATCGCAGCCCCCGGAATCGCCGCCACCTCCCTCATCTGTTTCCTCTTCAGCTGGAACGAGATGCTGTTCGCCCGCGTACTCACCGGCGTCCGCTCCATCACCGCACCGGTCTTCCTGACCGGCTTCGTCACCAGCCAGGGCCTGTTCCTGTCCCAGGTCTGCGCCGCGGCCTTCGCCGTATCACTGCCGGTGCTGGCAGCCGGATTCGCCGCCCAGGACAAGTTGGTACAAGGTTTTTCGATGGGAGCGGTCAAATAG